From Mycoplasmopsis gallinacea, the proteins below share one genomic window:
- a CDS encoding alpha-amylase family glycosyl hydrolase: MKNLKLLNDKIIYQIFPRSFKDSNNDGDGDIQGIVSKLDYLQNLGIDAIWLCPVYDTNFVDAGYDVLDYKSIWKQFGTLDDFKKLVDEARKRNIDIIMDIVLNHVSNEHEWFKKACESRENKEHNYFIWRDELSEQEKEAMSIFGGSAWEYVPSVNRYYFHLFAKEQVDLNWEHPDTLKAMASVIDFWYRIGVRGFRLDAIKHISKNFEETKNNPAFAWCKGAVEYLKKFNEIAFKGKEDAYTFGESSGISASELIKYGSGNDKVADNYYNFAWWWIGWGKTTGRNGYDANWDYKNFVYMQKPFQENENIKPYMFTNFLSNHDTSRSISRWGSENFFWKESAKTHALFLMTLKGVPCVYYGEEIGLLNNNFNKREDFKDVDIYNAFSNLVDKEKVYSESELLKYCNINSRDSGRAIMQWDNSVNYGFNTGKQTWIKTNDNGTSINVASQENDDKSILSFYKEIIKLRKFDLKNVLVEGNSKIDILESGLIQLERELNKEKIIVLINMTDKEITNEIPNKYKQIISTYDDQKQVKNIFRPYESILLRKED; encoded by the coding sequence ATGAAAAATTTAAAATTGTTAAATGATAAAATCATATACCAAATTTTTCCTCGTTCTTTCAAAGATTCGAATAATGACGGAGATGGAGATATCCAAGGGATTGTTTCGAAATTAGATTATCTTCAAAACTTGGGAATTGATGCTATTTGACTTTGTCCTGTTTATGATACAAATTTTGTTGACGCTGGTTATGATGTTCTTGATTATAAATCAATTTGAAAACAATTTGGAACATTAGATGATTTTAAAAAATTAGTTGACGAAGCTAGAAAAAGAAATATTGATATCATTATGGACATTGTTTTAAATCACGTTTCAAATGAACATGAATGATTTAAAAAAGCATGTGAATCAAGAGAAAATAAAGAGCACAATTACTTTATCTGAAGAGATGAACTTAGTGAGCAAGAAAAAGAAGCAATGAGCATTTTCGGCGGAAGCGCTTGAGAATATGTACCAAGTGTTAATAGATATTATTTTCATTTATTCGCAAAAGAGCAAGTTGATTTAAATTGAGAGCACCCTGATACCTTAAAAGCTATGGCTTCCGTAATTGATTTTTGATATCGAATCGGGGTTAGAGGATTTAGATTAGATGCAATTAAACATATTTCAAAAAATTTTGAAGAAACAAAAAACAACCCTGCTTTTGCTTGATGTAAAGGAGCAGTTGAATATCTTAAAAAATTTAATGAAATTGCTTTTAAAGGAAAAGAAGATGCTTATACATTTGGCGAATCTAGCGGGATAAGCGCAAGTGAACTTATAAAATATGGTAGCGGAAATGATAAAGTAGCTGACAATTATTACAATTTTGCCTGATGATGAATTGGTTGAGGTAAAACAACTGGTAGAAATGGTTATGATGCTAATTGAGACTATAAAAATTTTGTTTATATGCAAAAACCATTTCAAGAAAATGAAAATATAAAACCTTATATGTTCACTAATTTTTTATCAAATCACGATACTTCTAGAAGCATTTCTCGTTGAGGAAGCGAAAATTTCTTCTGAAAAGAAAGTGCAAAAACACATGCTTTATTTTTAATGACTTTAAAAGGTGTTCCTTGTGTTTATTACGGTGAAGAAATTGGGCTTTTAAATAACAATTTTAATAAAAGAGAAGATTTTAAAGATGTAGATATTTATAACGCTTTTTCTAACCTTGTGGATAAAGAAAAAGTTTATTCAGAATCTGAATTACTTAAATATTGCAACATAAACTCTAGAGATAGCGGTAGAGCAATTATGCAATGAGATAATTCTGTTAATTATGGTTTTAACACAGGAAAACAAACTTGAATTAAAACAAATGACAATGGAACTTCAATTAATGTTGCAAGTCAAGAAAATGATGATAAATCAATTCTAAGTTTTTATAAGGAAATTATAAAGCTTAGAAAATTTGATTTAAAAAATGTTCTTGTTGAAGGAAATTCAAAAATTGATATTCTTGAAAGCGGTTTAATACAACTAGAAAGAGAATTAAACAAAGAAAAAATTATTGTTTTAATCAATATGACTGATAAAGAAATTACTAATGAAATTCCAAATAAATACAAGCAAATTATTTCTACATACGATGATCAAAAACAAGTCAAAAATATCTTTAGACCATATGAGTCAATTTTGCTTAGAAAGGAAGATTAA
- a CDS encoding glycosyl hydrolase family 65 protein, with translation MKYLKYDLENKTISQIKFDKNVVAKTESIFALGNGYLGIRSADEEITAYNKEDFFVNGIFNKDAPDEVPELANLADLMSTNIYFNGEIFEVSNNDKYLKTLHIKDAFLSREVEVSRGENKFLLKFERFVSQDNLNVYAQKISVKVLKAASDVSFTIEPQINGQVTNTGTQHFKEGIKKRPTLESLTMHQETTLSKKYVVHNLITKAFLNGTQIQGGNDDYVIDIKRRLIKFKIKQKLKEGDEFTLEKLMSVHTSVDDKKSILKKEKVIQNAELMHNELLNERYDNLKNKSILAAKDKIWNQFDVQINGDNEAKYDQLALEFGIFHLNSFVPKHSTNLNVGAKGLSGEGYQGHTYWDTEFFINPNYLFTNPKVVKNLLTYRYKGIKGARAKAKEIKERKEESNLEGAQFPWEMAWPTDGEVCPYWGQADVTTGIQVPIASRRQEIHVSADVAYAIDQYFNITGDLKFMESMGYEMIIDTAWFYTNRAEKQIDGTYQIKDVMGPNEYKGNIDNNAYINRMAKYNIDLAIHYIRDLKQNNSNLWKKIISKIPYKINVLKMQTVSKGLVQQDPNENLVIAENDQFLKLPKVDVSPFQMLGDAGKKLFSTKEGHKRLCSQLVKQADVVLLTMLLPQFYSKEIRKANFDYYEPLTTHDSSLSAATYAIEAARLKMIQKSYELFKYGINIDLGTNMHSSDAGIHAGSLAAIWQMIVFGFGGIDWHDGKLFIDPLLPKNYESLSFKIQFKKVWLNINVYQDHFTINTIKPKTMVEVYINNNRERITNTTKKFGVNRD, from the coding sequence ATGAAATATTTAAAATACGATCTTGAAAACAAGACAATTTCACAAATTAAATTTGATAAAAATGTAGTTGCTAAAACAGAAAGTATTTTTGCTTTAGGAAATGGATATTTAGGAATAAGAAGTGCTGATGAAGAAATTACTGCATATAACAAAGAAGATTTTTTTGTTAATGGTATTTTTAATAAAGATGCACCAGATGAAGTTCCTGAACTAGCTAACTTAGCAGATTTAATGAGCACTAACATTTATTTTAATGGAGAAATTTTTGAAGTTTCTAATAATGATAAATATTTAAAAACATTGCATATTAAAGATGCTTTTTTATCAAGAGAAGTAGAAGTTTCTAGAGGAGAAAATAAATTTTTACTTAAATTTGAAAGATTTGTATCTCAAGATAACTTAAACGTTTATGCCCAAAAAATAAGTGTAAAAGTGTTAAAGGCTGCTTCAGATGTTTCTTTTACTATCGAACCTCAAATCAACGGCCAAGTAACAAACACAGGAACCCAACATTTTAAAGAAGGGATTAAAAAACGTCCTACTCTTGAATCGCTTACAATGCATCAAGAAACCACTCTTAGCAAAAAATATGTAGTTCATAATTTAATAACAAAAGCGTTTTTAAATGGGACACAAATTCAGGGTGGAAATGATGATTATGTAATTGACATTAAAAGAAGATTGATTAAATTTAAAATCAAGCAAAAATTAAAAGAAGGTGATGAATTCACACTTGAAAAACTTATGTCTGTTCATACAAGTGTAGATGATAAAAAGTCTATTCTTAAAAAAGAAAAAGTAATCCAAAATGCAGAATTAATGCATAATGAACTTTTAAATGAAAGATACGATAATTTAAAAAACAAATCTATTTTAGCAGCTAAAGATAAAATTTGAAATCAATTTGACGTTCAAATTAATGGTGATAATGAAGCTAAATATGATCAACTTGCATTAGAATTTGGTATTTTTCACTTAAATTCTTTTGTCCCTAAACATTCGACTAATTTAAATGTAGGTGCAAAAGGTCTTTCAGGGGAAGGATACCAAGGACATACATATTGAGATACTGAATTTTTCATTAATCCTAACTATCTTTTCACTAATCCTAAAGTTGTTAAAAACTTATTAACATATAGATATAAAGGGATTAAAGGTGCTCGTGCAAAAGCGAAAGAGATAAAGGAAAGAAAAGAAGAAAGTAATCTTGAAGGAGCACAATTTCCATGAGAAATGGCTTGACCAACTGATGGTGAAGTATGTCCATATTGAGGACAAGCAGATGTAACAACAGGAATTCAAGTTCCAATTGCATCTAGAAGACAAGAAATTCATGTTTCAGCAGATGTAGCATATGCTATCGATCAGTATTTCAATATAACTGGTGATTTAAAATTTATGGAATCTATGGGTTATGAAATGATAATTGATACCGCTTGATTCTACACAAATAGAGCCGAAAAACAAATTGATGGAACTTATCAAATTAAAGATGTAATGGGGCCTAATGAGTATAAGGGGAACATAGATAATAATGCATACATAAATAGAATGGCTAAATATAACATTGATTTAGCTATTCATTATATTAGAGATTTAAAACAGAACAATTCGAATTTATGAAAAAAAATAATTTCAAAAATCCCTTATAAAATTAATGTTTTAAAAATGCAAACTGTTTCTAAAGGATTGGTTCAACAAGATCCTAATGAAAATTTAGTAATTGCAGAAAATGATCAATTTTTAAAATTACCAAAAGTGGATGTTTCTCCATTTCAGATGCTTGGTGATGCTGGGAAAAAACTTTTCAGCACAAAAGAAGGACACAAAAGACTTTGTTCACAACTTGTTAAACAAGCTGATGTTGTTCTTTTAACAATGCTTCTTCCACAATTTTATTCTAAAGAAATTAGAAAAGCAAATTTTGATTATTATGAACCATTAACAACTCACGATTCATCACTTAGTGCTGCAACATACGCAATTGAAGCAGCTAGACTTAAAATGATTCAAAAATCATATGAATTATTCAAATATGGAATTAATATTGATCTTGGAACCAATATGCATTCATCTGATGCTGGAATTCATGCAGGATCACTTGCAGCAATTTGACAAATGATAGTTTTTGGTTTTGGTGGAATTGATTGACATGATGGAAAATTATTCATTGATCCTTTATTGCCAAAAAATTATGAATCTTTAAGTTTTAAAATTCAATTTAAAAAAGTTTGATTAAATATTAATGTTTATCAAGATCATTTTACAATTAACACAATTAAACCTAAAACAATGGTAGAGGTTTATATAAATAACAATAGAGAAAGAATTACAAATACAACAAAGAAATTCGGAGTTAATCGTGATTAA
- the pgmB gene encoding beta-phosphoglucomutase, with product MIKGFIFDLDGVITDTAILHFLAWQKVLKDNGIEYTESENEQFRGLPRLDTLEAILKYKNKENDFNYEQKQKICDLKNDYYLSLLSTQVNENSILPGIKEFLTEAKKEKIKLAIASSSYNAPLILEKLGIINYFDFIVNPATIKNGKPAPDIFISAANGLNLKTNECIGFEDASVGVQGIKKANILAVAITAENEKLFANADLILNSTKELSLQLIKSTFKKEFSE from the coding sequence GTGATTAAAGGATTTATTTTTGATTTAGATGGCGTTATTACTGATACTGCTATTTTACATTTTCTAGCTTGACAAAAAGTATTAAAAGATAATGGTATTGAATATACAGAAAGTGAAAACGAACAATTTAGAGGTTTACCTAGACTTGATACTTTGGAAGCTATTTTAAAATACAAGAACAAAGAAAATGATTTTAACTATGAGCAAAAACAAAAAATTTGTGATTTAAAAAATGATTATTATTTGTCTCTTTTATCAACTCAAGTAAATGAAAACTCAATTCTCCCAGGTATTAAAGAGTTTTTAACAGAAGCCAAAAAAGAAAAAATTAAGTTAGCAATTGCTTCAAGTAGTTATAATGCACCTTTAATTTTGGAGAAATTAGGGATTATTAATTATTTTGATTTTATAGTTAACCCTGCAACTATAAAAAATGGGAAACCAGCACCTGATATTTTTATTTCTGCTGCTAATGGACTGAATTTAAAAACAAATGAATGTATCGGATTTGAAGATGCTTCTGTTGGTGTTCAAGGTATTAAAAAAGCAAATATTTTAGCTGTTGCAATTACTGCTGAAAACGAAAAATTATTTGCAAATGCAGATTTAATTTTAAATTCAACTAAAGAATTATCATTGCAATTAATCAAAAGCACTTTTAAAAAAGAATTTTCGGAGTAA
- a CDS encoding IS1634 family transposase, with product MSNYILCKTKKSKGTYLGLAVSNGYGKGISQMVGVGYWEEIKEKYSLSSLEDIKPLAKLIEVSSDKKAVKSKFFELLEPMSVRTNVKNIGIDLIYKVIKELELFSFLPNSKHKSLQEVLEFIIGTRIIFPRSYICQYKNKNDFIQGLNIKKSSIYNYLDIFLENKNTILLNLYDKLKKLTDRNEKVIHFDNTTVYFESFSRSGIRNKGFSKDGKHNEDQIVIAMATDNNGIPFHYKVFPGNTADSQTLITFLVEMKKIYNIKDVVVIADRGLSQSANIRFLEQKGYKFIFQKRIDNLNAESRNFIVQDKDYMCINNIFSKERIIESSWNKKRFNGNYRKQIVYFSPSKETLDKVKRKNLIDRINKKSIGGTICLSDLVPEYKRKYMDVDGVTVGRLNYDKIKKIADQDGFYMIETNILDLSAEKANEIYRQQWKIEEGFRILKSSLEIRPIFVHKEEHILAHVFLCFLSLVVLKYSIFKLKKFYETNGEIQKITINKFIDALKLITITQKIVNDEVVSEITNNLDPSHKELNKIYSDFYNILDK from the coding sequence ATGAGTAATTACATTTTATGCAAAACAAAAAAGTCAAAAGGAACTTATCTTGGTTTAGCAGTTTCTAATGGTTATGGTAAAGGTATTAGTCAAATGGTTGGTGTAGGATACTGAGAAGAAATTAAAGAAAAATATTCTCTTTCTAGTTTGGAAGATATAAAACCACTAGCCAAACTTATAGAAGTGAGTTCAGATAAAAAAGCTGTAAAATCTAAATTTTTTGAACTATTGGAACCAATGTCAGTACGAACCAATGTTAAAAACATTGGTATCGATTTAATTTATAAAGTTATAAAAGAATTAGAATTGTTTAGTTTTTTACCAAATTCAAAACACAAATCTCTTCAAGAAGTGCTCGAATTTATAATAGGAACAAGAATAATTTTCCCTAGAAGTTATATTTGTCAATACAAAAATAAAAATGACTTTATCCAAGGTTTAAACATTAAAAAGTCATCTATTTATAATTACTTAGATATTTTTTTAGAAAACAAAAACACTATACTATTAAATCTTTATGATAAATTGAAAAAGTTAACTGATAGAAATGAAAAAGTTATACATTTTGATAATACAACAGTTTATTTTGAGAGCTTTTCAAGAAGCGGAATAAGAAATAAAGGTTTTTCAAAAGATGGAAAACACAATGAAGATCAAATCGTAATAGCAATGGCCACAGATAACAATGGAATTCCCTTTCACTACAAAGTTTTTCCAGGAAACACAGCTGATTCGCAAACTTTAATAACATTTTTAGTTGAAATGAAGAAAATTTATAACATAAAAGATGTTGTTGTAATTGCTGATAGAGGGTTAAGTCAAAGTGCAAACATTAGATTTTTAGAACAAAAAGGTTATAAATTTATATTTCAAAAACGAATTGATAATTTAAATGCTGAATCAAGAAACTTTATAGTTCAAGATAAAGATTATATGTGCATAAATAATATATTTTCTAAAGAAAGAATTATTGAATCTTCTTGAAATAAGAAAAGATTTAATGGTAATTACAGAAAACAAATTGTTTATTTTAGTCCTTCAAAAGAAACATTAGATAAAGTAAAAAGAAAAAACCTTATAGATAGAATTAATAAAAAATCAATTGGCGGAACAATATGCTTAAGCGATTTGGTTCCAGAATACAAAAGAAAATATATGGATGTAGATGGTGTCACAGTTGGAAGATTAAACTATGACAAAATAAAGAAAATAGCTGATCAAGATGGATTTTATATGATAGAAACAAATATCCTTGATTTATCAGCAGAAAAAGCAAATGAAATTTATAGACAACAATGAAAAATAGAAGAAGGTTTTCGTATTTTAAAATCATCACTTGAAATTAGACCTATTTTTGTTCATAAAGAAGAGCATATTCTAGCGCATGTATTTTTATGTTTCTTATCTCTTGTTGTTCTAAAATATTCAATCTTTAAACTGAAAAAATTCTATGAAACAAATGGAGAAATTCAGAAAATTACAATTAACAAATTTATAGATGCTTTAAAACTTATAACTATAACTCAAAAAATAGTAAATGATGAAGTAGTATCGGAAATTACAAATAATTTAGATCCATCACACAAAGAGTTAAACAAAATATATAGTGATTTTTACAACATACTAGATAAATAG
- a CDS encoding ABC transporter permease, with protein sequence MLIFTVLFGSLKALNIYKDLENEGIDLITLSKPISRKSIFLGKLITFYLFNLLWSLLIFVCSAIFLASLNKSDFDITYLFLSFLISFFSFAIFGLITSLIAFKFNSKIAMTAPLAIIAPLTLSGSFISSNSTPSNNNIAYYLNSKYQYHKSGNESDTEKFYLKNGKDAFFIIPNGYQNAGFSNNQKSYIEKSVALSKNSAKEWQIFSWLSLPYQLVDILNTENKDVFGSLNTLKESNLDQYINYSNLESNIYSYKLNKKPEIIKLETLAVLKGAKEQSYIVPGMLKNESQIENLVNTDIIFARENADNFDISFPEDEFVYASPNDLVGSLKWTFMKEILNDAVFVSEATKLIEKTVKETHSITDELQIKSKFITNIQNYINNENSLLNLYENKEIAIFDPFALKERKISSLTEKKVYLASAFLYYLYFSNNDSKLLRATLKNERIRDAYEPSIFKIQIGEFNYQIGGYASYEKIQKVQDQKVVIRYNLKPSNNFLFQKVKEVYSIQRDTKVVNKNLYVLLWITLALILTITNTYIYTRKDYK encoded by the coding sequence ATGTTGATTTTTACAGTGCTTTTTGGTTCTTTAAAAGCACTAAATATTTATAAAGACCTTGAAAACGAAGGGATTGATTTAATAACTTTATCAAAACCAATCTCGAGAAAGTCAATTTTTTTAGGTAAATTAATTACTTTTTACTTATTTAATTTACTTTGATCACTTTTAATTTTTGTTTGTTCTGCTATCTTTTTAGCTAGCTTGAATAAAAGTGATTTTGATATAACTTATTTATTTTTATCATTTTTAATCTCTTTCTTTTCATTTGCAATTTTTGGTTTAATCACTTCCTTGATTGCTTTTAAATTCAATTCAAAAATTGCAATGACAGCACCATTGGCTATCATTGCCCCACTAACCTTATCAGGTAGCTTTATTTCATCTAATTCAACACCAAGCAACAACAATATTGCTTATTATCTCAATTCAAAATACCAATATCACAAATCAGGTAATGAAAGTGATACTGAGAAATTTTATTTAAAAAATGGAAAGGATGCTTTCTTTATAATTCCAAACGGTTATCAAAATGCCGGATTTAGCAATAATCAAAAAAGTTATATTGAAAAAAGCGTTGCGTTATCTAAAAACTCAGCTAAAGAATGACAAATATTCTCTTGATTATCACTTCCTTATCAACTAGTAGATATTTTGAATACTGAAAATAAAGATGTTTTTGGTTCATTAAATACGCTTAAAGAATCAAATTTAGATCAGTACATTAATTACTCAAATTTAGAAAGTAATATCTATTCTTATAAATTAAATAAAAAACCTGAAATTATTAAATTAGAAACACTTGCAGTATTAAAAGGTGCAAAAGAGCAAAGTTATATTGTGCCAGGAATGTTAAAAAATGAGAGTCAAATTGAGAATTTAGTAAATACAGATATCATTTTCGCTAGAGAAAATGCTGATAATTTTGACATTTCTTTCCCAGAAGATGAATTTGTTTATGCTTCACCAAATGATTTAGTTGGTTCATTAAAATGAACATTTATGAAGGAAATTCTAAATGATGCAGTTTTTGTTTCTGAAGCAACAAAATTAATTGAAAAAACAGTTAAGGAGACTCACTCAATAACTGATGAGCTTCAAATCAAATCTAAATTTATTACAAATATTCAAAACTACATAAATAATGAAAACTCACTTTTAAATTTATACGAAAATAAAGAGATTGCTATCTTTGATCCATTTGCTTTAAAAGAAAGAAAAATTAGTAGTTTAACTGAAAAGAAAGTTTATCTTGCAAGTGCATTTTTATACTACTTATATTTTTCTAATAATGATTCTAAATTGCTAAGAGCAACACTTAAAAATGAAAGAATAAGAGATGCTTATGAACCATCAATTTTCAAAATTCAAATTGGTGAATTTAACTATCAAATAGGTGGATATGCATCATATGAGAAAATTCAAAAAGTTCAAGATCAAAAAGTTGTTATCAGATATAACTTAAAACCAAGCAATAATTTCTTATTTCAAAAAGTTAAAGAGGTTTATTCAATCCAAAGAGATACTAAAGTTGTAAATAAAAATCTTTATGTGCTTTTATGAATTACGCTTGCCCTTATTTTAACAATCACTAACACTTACATTTACACAAGAAAGGACTATAAATAA
- a CDS encoding ABC transporter ATP-binding protein, with protein sequence MNNILEIKNLSKIYKGSSRGVNDISFNVKEGDFHAFIGQNGAGKTTTIKSIIGSYLNYKGEILINGISSKEPQSKAFLGYVPENAIFPPELTTEKYLLYLASLSGVSNQKAKERILAFLEKFKIADLKNEKPINFSSGQKKKVLLIQALLHDPKIIILDEPAANLDPLARYELFSTLLELKKEGKTIFISSHVLSEIDKFADSLTLIDSGKILYSGIKEKSLEDIFYEKVIAK encoded by the coding sequence ATGAATAACATTTTGGAAATTAAAAATTTATCAAAGATTTATAAAGGTTCTTCACGCGGTGTAAATGATATTTCATTTAATGTAAAAGAAGGTGATTTTCACGCTTTTATTGGACAAAACGGAGCGGGGAAAACTACAACAATTAAGTCAATCATTGGTTCATACCTGAATTATAAAGGAGAAATTCTTATTAATGGAATTTCTTCTAAAGAACCTCAAAGTAAAGCTTTTCTTGGGTATGTGCCTGAAAATGCTATTTTCCCACCAGAACTCACTACCGAAAAATACTTGTTATATTTAGCTTCTCTTTCAGGAGTTTCAAATCAAAAAGCAAAAGAAAGGATTCTCGCCTTTCTTGAAAAATTTAAGATTGCAGATTTAAAAAATGAAAAACCAATAAACTTTTCATCTGGACAAAAGAAAAAGGTTTTATTAATTCAAGCACTCTTACACGATCCTAAAATTATTATTTTAGACGAACCTGCTGCTAATTTAGACCCATTAGCTAGATACGAATTATTTAGCACACTTTTAGAGCTTAAAAAAGAGGGTAAAACTATTTTTATTAGCTCACACGTATTAAGCGAGATTGATAAATTTGCAGATTCACTAACATTAATTGATTCTGGAAAGATCTTATATTCAGGTATAAAAGAAAAATCGCTCGAGGATATATTTTATGAAAAAGTGATTGCTAAATAG
- a CDS encoding aromatic motif membrane protein: MKKWLLNSLGTSIVLPAFLAFSCQKNVTNTKKSITLKKVDTFQNNKSINFLLNKFFSNNEKEISTFLNNQNNINNSKFDELKYALLWFEPFRSISNEKAGGFASLVDESRKILVNNLDKNWFWFLKNIKNSSFIFNPYGSYYSAFSNEQNDFEYIQEKFPSLSLNLESNEIIDHLVVDIPESAYDVYDQKQAIYLIYSSNFAIKFYNWNNTEKLLIPDVYYLPDAQNIEETKEILTTFENRIWSEYNQWIIDEIEYQKGYNDPSYDPENTKQKFNDKHLLTQFNRVAYSYMSKIAINNLNANQKQIYKFTWKDINENS; the protein is encoded by the coding sequence ATGAAAAAGTGATTGCTAAATAGTCTTGGTACTTCAATCGTTTTACCTGCTTTTCTTGCTTTTTCTTGCCAAAAAAATGTAACAAATACTAAAAAATCAATAACTCTTAAAAAAGTAGATACATTCCAAAATAACAAATCAATTAATTTTTTATTAAACAAATTTTTCTCTAATAATGAAAAAGAAATTTCTACCTTCTTAAATAATCAAAATAATATTAATAACTCTAAATTTGATGAATTAAAATACGCTTTATTATGGTTTGAACCTTTTAGATCTATTTCTAATGAGAAAGCCGGTGGCTTTGCTTCCTTAGTGGATGAATCCAGAAAAATACTTGTTAATAACTTAGATAAAAATTGGTTTTGATTTTTAAAAAACATCAAAAACTCTTCCTTTATTTTTAACCCTTATGGTAGTTATTACTCAGCTTTTTCTAATGAACAAAATGATTTTGAATATATTCAAGAAAAATTCCCCTCACTTTCACTTAATCTTGAATCTAATGAGATCATAGATCATTTAGTGGTTGACATTCCGGAAAGCGCATATGACGTTTATGACCAAAAACAAGCCATATACTTAATTTACTCAAGCAATTTTGCAATTAAATTTTATAACTGAAATAATACTGAAAAATTATTAATTCCTGATGTATATTATCTTCCTGATGCTCAAAACATTGAAGAAACTAAAGAAATTTTAACCACTTTTGAAAATCGAATTTGATCTGAATATAACCAATGAATAATAGATGAAATTGAATATCAAAAGGGTTATAATGACCCAAGCTATGATCCTGAAAATACAAAGCAAAAATTTAATGACAAACATTTATTAACTCAGTTTAATCGAGTTGCTTATTCATATATGAGCAAAATTGCTATAAATAATTTAAACGCTAATCAAAAACAAATTTATAAATTTACTTGAAAGGATATTAATGAAAATTCATAA
- a CDS encoding aromatic motif membrane protein, whose protein sequence is MKIHKLLPLVSFLAPLSLFSCGNYQKSTELSNLIDSSSNVLQNDQSEKEKMTKFVLDSILNKQFKNSQVNRVAFINSQNNEANITAFLEKSQQYSQIILNSNESDQIEEAKINLKNLYNKNWLILLNHLNKLHIHFDNWYYFQDYNSDLKNSAHSQEFKDKIEHSLNFPRPWTEEYKTELFLNPDAKPKFEVFYDTKIKNLFLDEIIEGEESAEMPNTTIFYVLKDKLLFRIKVNNENVEIQNIIYFDKSKSKISLNLISNIVHSGFVHNDQEGYDRLEEDIVNKYRYNMPSEVLLVNKGEKNEN, encoded by the coding sequence ATGAAAATTCATAAATTATTACCTTTAGTTTCATTTTTAGCACCTTTAAGTTTATTTTCTTGTGGAAATTATCAAAAAAGCACAGAGCTATCTAATTTAATTGATAGTTCTTCAAATGTACTTCAAAACGACCAAAGCGAAAAAGAGAAAATGACTAAATTTGTTTTAGATTCAATTTTAAATAAACAATTTAAAAATAGCCAAGTTAATAGAGTTGCTTTTATAAATTCACAAAATAATGAAGCTAACATAACTGCCTTTTTAGAAAAATCACAGCAATATAGTCAAATAATTTTAAATTCAAACGAGAGCGATCAAATAGAGGAAGCTAAAATAAACTTAAAAAACTTATATAACAAAAATTGATTAATTTTGTTAAATCACCTTAATAAACTTCACATTCATTTTGATAATTGATACTACTTTCAAGACTATAATTCAGATTTAAAAAATTCAGCTCACTCACAAGAATTCAAAGATAAAATTGAGCACTCTCTTAACTTCCCTAGACCTTGAACTGAAGAATATAAAACCGAGCTTTTCCTAAATCCTGATGCTAAACCTAAATTTGAAGTTTTTTATGATACAAAAATTAAAAACCTCTTTTTAGACGAAATTATCGAAGGTGAAGAGTCAGCTGAAATGCCTAATACTACTATTTTTTATGTTTTAAAAGATAAATTGCTCTTTAGAATAAAAGTAAATAATGAAAATGTGGAAATTCAAAATATCATCTACTTTGACAAAAGTAAAAGCAAGATTTCATTAAATCTTATTTCAAATATTGTTCATAGCGGATTTGTGCATAATGATCAAGAAGGATATGATCGTTTAGAAGAAGATATTGTGAATAAATATCGTTATAATATGCCTTCAGAAGTTTTATTAGTTAATAAAGGAGAGAAAAATGAAAATTAA